A genomic segment from Flavobacterium litorale encodes:
- the nusB gene encoding transcription antitermination factor NusB yields the protein MLNRRHIRVKVMQSVYAMHQNDSDNMEKEEKFLFHSIESIRDLYLTIVAALVELRRSEEDYVEKLSKKHLATAEERNPNKKFVANRVLQLLEDNESLNNAIDDRKINNWKQNDDYILLLLEDIRESEVYKNYMASKEDSFEVDKNFITALFTEVIAPNEKLYDYLEDYKLTWVDDIPLVNTMIAKQLRQIKEDNDAFNVPKLYKDIDDKDFVRNLFRKTVLNETELAKEFIDKTPNWDTERIAEIDAIMLKMAICEILKFPSIPVKVTINEYLEIAKEYSTPKSSIFINGILDNLIKDYKTNNKLVKTGRGLM from the coding sequence ATGTTAAACAGAAGACATATTCGGGTTAAAGTGATGCAGTCTGTATACGCCATGCATCAAAATGATTCAGACAATATGGAAAAAGAAGAAAAATTTCTTTTCCACAGCATAGAGAGCATTCGTGACCTATATTTAACAATAGTTGCTGCTTTAGTAGAGCTAAGACGCAGTGAAGAGGATTATGTTGAGAAATTATCCAAAAAGCATTTAGCTACCGCAGAAGAGCGAAATCCGAATAAAAAGTTTGTTGCTAATAGGGTATTGCAGTTACTAGAGGATAACGAATCTTTAAATAATGCAATAGACGACCGAAAAATAAACAACTGGAAGCAAAATGATGATTATATACTATTATTGCTTGAAGATATAAGAGAAAGCGAAGTATATAAAAATTATATGGCTAGTAAAGAGGATAGTTTTGAAGTTGATAAAAATTTTATTACAGCACTTTTTACAGAAGTTATTGCACCTAATGAGAAGTTATACGACTACCTTGAAGATTATAAATTAACTTGGGTTGACGATATTCCGTTAGTAAATACAATGATAGCAAAACAGTTACGCCAAATAAAGGAGGATAATGATGCCTTTAATGTGCCGAAATTGTATAAGGATATTGATGATAAGGATTTTGTAAGAAACTTGTTTAGAAAAACAGTACTAAATGAAACAGAGCTTGCAAAGGAATTTATAGATAAAACGCCAAATTGGGATACGGAACGTATAGCCGAAATAGATGCCATAATGCTAAAAATGGCAATATGCGAAATTTTAAAATTCCCATCTATTCCCGTAAAAGTTACTATAAACGAATATCTTGAGATAGCAAAAGAATATTCGACACCAAAAAGTAGTATTTTTATCAACGGAATTTTAGATAATTTAATTAAAGACTATAAAACCAACAATAAACTAGTAAAAACCGGAAGAGGTTTAATGTAA